From the Cupriavidus necator N-1 genome, one window contains:
- a CDS encoding glycosyltransferase — translation MHLALALSLLSLAVWLVLIFARAGFWRVRKPAAAPDPAAWPDVVAVIPARNEAEVIGRAVAGVLGQRYPGRLALVVVDDHSQDGTADIARAAAAATARPRGLTVIGARELPAGWSGKVWAQSEGLAAADRIAAQARYVWLTDADIWHGPGVLAALVARAEHERRDLVSLMVRLRCESAWERLIVPAFVFFFAKLYPFARVRDGRSRVAAAAGGCMLASRAALARIGGFAAIRGELIDDCSLASRIKPGGAIRLDLADDSVSLRPYNDWRSLWDMIARSAYTQLRYSPLLLGGAVAGMALTYLVPPVLALGWRLWPAWLAWGAMTLAYLPMLREYRQPAWLAPLLPVTALFYLGATIDSARRYWLRRGGQWKGRAQAPVRS, via the coding sequence ATGCACCTTGCGTTGGCGTTGTCACTGCTGTCGCTGGCGGTCTGGCTGGTGCTGATCTTTGCCCGTGCCGGCTTCTGGCGCGTGCGCAAGCCGGCTGCCGCACCGGATCCCGCGGCCTGGCCAGACGTGGTCGCGGTCATCCCAGCCCGCAACGAGGCCGAGGTGATCGGCCGCGCCGTGGCCGGCGTGCTGGGCCAGCGCTACCCGGGCCGGCTGGCGCTGGTGGTGGTGGACGACCACAGCCAGGACGGCACCGCCGATATCGCCCGCGCCGCCGCCGCGGCCACCGCGCGCCCGCGGGGGCTGACCGTGATCGGCGCCCGCGAGCTGCCGGCCGGCTGGAGCGGCAAGGTCTGGGCCCAATCCGAAGGGCTGGCCGCGGCCGACCGCATCGCCGCGCAGGCCCGCTACGTCTGGCTGACCGATGCCGATATCTGGCACGGCCCCGGCGTGCTGGCCGCGCTGGTGGCGCGCGCCGAGCACGAGCGGCGCGACCTGGTCTCGCTGATGGTGCGGCTGCGCTGCGAATCCGCCTGGGAACGGCTGATCGTGCCGGCCTTTGTCTTCTTCTTCGCCAAGCTCTACCCCTTCGCCCGCGTGCGCGATGGCCGCAGCCGCGTGGCCGCCGCGGCCGGGGGCTGCATGCTGGCCAGCCGGGCGGCGCTGGCGCGCATTGGCGGCTTTGCCGCCATCCGCGGCGAGCTGATCGACGACTGCAGCCTGGCCTCGCGCATCAAGCCCGGCGGCGCGATCCGCCTGGACCTGGCCGACGACAGCGTGTCGTTGCGGCCCTACAACGACTGGCGCAGCCTGTGGGACATGATCGCGCGCAGCGCCTACACCCAGCTGCGCTATTCGCCGCTGCTGCTGGGCGGCGCGGTGGCGGGCATGGCGCTGACCTACCTGGTGCCGCCGGTGCTGGCGCTCGGCTGGCGGCTGTGGCCGGCATGGCTGGCCTGGGGCGCGATGACCCTGGCCTACCTGCCGATGCTGCGCGAATACCGGCAGCCGGCGTGGCTGGCGCCGCTGCTGCCGGTCACGGCGCTGTTCTACCTGGGGGCGACCATCGACTCGGCACGGCGCTACTGGCTGCGGCGCGGCGGGCAGTGGAAGGGCCGGGCGCAGGCGCCGGTGCGGTCCTGA
- the hpnA gene encoding hopanoid-associated sugar epimerase translates to MTKNDDVLVTGASGFLGSAVARRALARGFRVRVLVRPQSPRTNLAGLPVTVAEGDMRDAGAVAAALQGVCYLFHVAADYRLWAPDPEDIVRTNVDGTLAVMEAAQQAGVERVVYTSSVATLRVAGARAPVDETAALRPHEAIGAYKRSKVLAERVVEKLVAERGLPAVIVNPSTPIGPRDVRPTPTGRIIVEAATGKIPAFVDTGLNLAHVDDVAEGHFLALERGQAGERYILGGQDVMLQQMLRDIAQMCGRRPPTMQLPRWPLYPLAYGAEAAARFTGKEPFITVDGLNMSRYRMFFTSDKARKVLGYQPRPYQEGLRDALEWFRAQGYLDKR, encoded by the coding sequence CGCTGGCACGCGGCTTCCGGGTGCGCGTGCTGGTGCGCCCGCAGAGCCCGCGGACCAACCTGGCCGGGCTGCCGGTGACCGTGGCGGAAGGCGACATGCGCGACGCCGGCGCGGTGGCCGCCGCGCTGCAGGGCGTGTGCTACCTGTTCCATGTGGCCGCCGACTACCGGCTGTGGGCGCCGGACCCCGAGGACATCGTGCGCACCAACGTCGACGGCACCCTGGCCGTGATGGAGGCTGCGCAGCAGGCCGGCGTCGAGCGGGTGGTCTATACCAGCAGCGTGGCGACGCTGCGCGTGGCCGGCGCGCGGGCGCCGGTGGACGAGACCGCGGCGCTGCGCCCGCACGAGGCCATCGGCGCCTACAAGCGCAGCAAGGTGCTGGCCGAGCGCGTGGTCGAAAAGCTGGTGGCCGAGCGTGGCCTGCCGGCGGTCATCGTCAACCCGTCCACCCCGATCGGCCCGCGCGACGTGCGGCCGACGCCGACCGGGCGCATCATCGTCGAGGCCGCCACGGGCAAGATCCCCGCCTTTGTCGATACCGGCCTGAACCTGGCGCATGTGGATGACGTGGCCGAAGGGCATTTCCTGGCGCTGGAACGCGGCCAGGCCGGCGAGCGCTACATCCTGGGCGGCCAGGACGTGATGCTGCAGCAGATGCTGCGCGACATCGCGCAGATGTGCGGCCGGCGCCCGCCGACCATGCAGCTGCCGCGCTGGCCGCTGTACCCGCTGGCGTACGGGGCGGAGGCGGCGGCGCGCTTTACCGGCAAGGAGCCGTTCATCACTGTAGATGGACTCAATATGTCCCGGTACCGGATGTTCTTTACATCAGACAAGGCGCGCAAGGTGCTGGGCTATCAGCCGCGGCCATACCAGGAGGGCTTGCGGGACGCGCTGGAGTGGTTCCGGGCGCAGGGGTATCTCGACAAGCGCTAA